In the genome of Cutibacterium equinum, one region contains:
- a CDS encoding thioredoxin family protein, with protein sequence MNKNTALILVPAIVALAALSGCGSDDSKMMAKPSEKMSASAMAKPSDTMSDGMNHKMSPSAMTEPSSTIKDDKMGGKNSKMMSGPLYIDYADYVNDKSKLAGNKAVYFFAASWCPDCRAIDKDLKAGKVEGLKGYTIVKVDYDKASELKKKYGVTMQHTFAVVDDMDKLIKKFSATSTQDLANHLR encoded by the coding sequence ATGAACAAAAACACTGCACTGATTTTGGTCCCCGCCATCGTTGCGCTGGCTGCTCTGTCCGGCTGCGGATCGGACGATTCGAAGATGATGGCCAAGCCCAGCGAGAAGATGAGCGCGTCTGCAATGGCCAAGCCGTCCGACACTATGAGCGACGGAATGAACCACAAAATGAGCCCATCGGCCATGACGGAGCCCTCATCCACAATTAAAGACGACAAGATGGGGGGCAAGAATTCCAAGATGATGTCCGGCCCGCTATACATCGACTACGCCGATTACGTCAACGACAAGTCCAAACTAGCCGGCAACAAGGCTGTTTACTTCTTCGCCGCGTCGTGGTGCCCCGATTGTCGGGCGATTGATAAAGACCTCAAGGCCGGCAAAGTAGAGGGGCTAAAGGGTTACACCATCGTCAAGGTGGATTACGACAAGGCGTCTGAGCTCAAGAAGAAATACGGAGTCACAATGCAGCACACGTTCGCTGTCGTCGATGACATGGACAAGTTGATCAAGAAGTTCTCCGCGACCAGCACGCAGGACCTCGCGAACCACCTCAGGTAA
- a CDS encoding PPA1309 family protein, translating to MNDEDENMCQDADNCGHENPSVNDALVACLTEIERFVGKSSWGGPPRLFALVRTVDLVKAEPSLAGQLAVGSPDSLSSIEQDDFNPGEELGQTLATTTWGDAVDGAAICVERVFLPDECADEIPDDPDKAAAFVAGHPKRQEVRVVAGALRDGSHYGVARLVEHPDDLLGSVNLVPALESAVLGTLR from the coding sequence CTGAATGATGAGGACGAGAACATGTGCCAGGATGCCGACAACTGCGGACACGAGAACCCGTCGGTCAATGACGCGCTCGTGGCATGTTTGACTGAAATCGAAAGGTTCGTGGGGAAGTCGAGCTGGGGCGGTCCGCCTCGCCTGTTCGCATTGGTACGGACCGTCGACCTCGTCAAGGCCGAGCCTTCCCTTGCCGGTCAACTCGCCGTGGGCAGCCCGGACAGCCTGTCCAGCATCGAACAGGATGACTTCAACCCTGGGGAGGAACTGGGTCAGACCCTTGCTACGACGACATGGGGGGATGCCGTTGACGGAGCGGCCATCTGCGTCGAACGGGTGTTCCTGCCGGACGAGTGCGCCGACGAGATCCCAGACGATCCAGACAAGGCCGCAGCCTTCGTTGCAGGCCATCCCAAGCGGCAGGAGGTCCGTGTGGTGGCCGGTGCGCTACGCGACGGAAGTCACTACGGCGTCGCTCGTCTCGTCGAACATCCCGACGATCTGCTGGGGTCGGTCAACCTCGTACCTGCTCTGGAGTCCGCGGTGCTTGGCACCCTGAGGTGA
- a CDS encoding YlbL family protein: MATMSESTTPNSPAHGSGTPATTSTAVDVETRRGVRFPTRWTAISSALVVLLCVLALIIVPIPFVARSPGQTVNLISTNEQSRPMIQIDGLTTRHSEGEVRMTTVSITRADARLSLAEALVDHSRPDHDVLERETIYPPGRSVQQVNDEESYMMDTSQRDAAVAALRAAGQPVTEMPMVSAVSAAGPAHGKLKPGDLIEKVDGKPAASLVDVGKAVREHAVGDTVVFMVLRGSAEKTIAVTTVSSVRDRRAPAVGITVDTGYRYAPTITYAIPEDIGGPSAGLAMALSIYQMVAPNDLIGSLRIAATGSISPDGNVIAIGGIQEKIAGAERDGSKIFLVPAGNCRDVSGFDTSVRLVKVSSLKDAIAAIQKIRRGGTGVPHC, from the coding sequence ATGGCCACCATGTCCGAGTCGACCACGCCCAACTCACCGGCACATGGCTCCGGCACGCCCGCAACCACGTCCACTGCGGTCGATGTCGAGACCCGCCGAGGGGTGCGATTCCCCACTCGGTGGACGGCAATCTCGTCCGCTCTTGTCGTGCTGCTGTGCGTGCTGGCCCTGATCATCGTGCCCATCCCCTTCGTGGCCAGATCGCCGGGACAGACCGTGAACCTCATCTCGACCAACGAGCAGAGCAGGCCGATGATTCAGATCGACGGCTTGACCACTCGGCATAGCGAGGGGGAGGTGAGGATGACGACGGTCTCCATCACCCGGGCGGATGCGCGTCTCAGCCTTGCAGAAGCCTTGGTTGACCACAGTCGCCCGGATCATGACGTCTTGGAGCGGGAGACCATCTATCCTCCAGGTCGCTCTGTTCAGCAGGTCAATGACGAGGAGTCCTACATGATGGACACCTCTCAGCGTGACGCTGCTGTGGCCGCTCTACGCGCTGCAGGCCAGCCCGTTACTGAGATGCCGATGGTCAGTGCCGTCAGTGCGGCTGGCCCGGCTCATGGAAAACTCAAGCCTGGTGACCTCATCGAGAAAGTTGATGGGAAGCCGGCGGCCTCCCTCGTCGACGTCGGTAAGGCGGTGCGCGAACATGCCGTGGGCGACACGGTGGTGTTCATGGTGCTGCGCGGCTCCGCTGAGAAGACGATTGCCGTGACGACTGTCTCATCGGTCAGGGATCGCAGAGCTCCTGCCGTCGGCATCACCGTCGACACGGGATACCGATACGCCCCGACGATCACCTATGCGATCCCGGAAGACATCGGTGGTCCGTCAGCCGGGCTTGCCATGGCCCTGTCGATCTATCAGATGGTTGCCCCGAACGACCTCATTGGTTCGCTGCGGATTGCCGCGACCGGGAGTATTTCCCCTGACGGCAACGTCATTGCCATCGGCGGGATCCAGGAGAAGATCGCCGGGGCCGAGCGAGACGGTTCCAAGATCTTCCTCGTGCCGGCAGGCAATTGCCGCGACGTCAGTGGGTTCGACACCTCAGTGCGTCTGGTCAAGGTCTCAAGCCTCAAAGACGCCATCGCGGCCATCCAGAAGATCCGCAGAGGGGGAACGGGAGTACCGCATTGCTGA
- a CDS encoding zinc-dependent metalloprotease, translating into MNDGPQNPGQPDPEEMAEQLRRMMEQLGLPANGDLSSFMTQLSQMLASGGPVVFGAPGSDPSEGPVDWSHIKDMARHFTASHGPDPTPGQQERMALLDASRLADSWLDRECEFAQVNTPPACWSRAEWIEHTFSSWQSVVEPVLVSLTEAMTGLMSPDGPDDPMAAFTQMMGPVLRRMSAMLYGAQLAQGLGELSTSTVTGTEIGLQVLSVPQVVLLPTNIAASWNDLDLDPRDVELYLVLRESARQRLFNAVSWLGPQLLALVEHYAREIRIDSSAIEDAIDIDDLSHLTPEKAQDMAERLQGRLFEPTRTPEQEGVLARLETLLALIEGWVDEVTFQVARTWLPSHDQLAEAVRRRRATSGPAEVFFQSLLGLELRPRRVRDAANLWAALRDARGTLGRDQVWNHPDLVPTAADLDDPLGYVSGDRQGPAEGGDDLDAELEKLLRDHGQDD; encoded by the coding sequence ATGAACGACGGACCCCAGAATCCTGGGCAGCCCGACCCCGAGGAGATGGCCGAGCAGTTGCGCCGCATGATGGAGCAACTGGGCCTGCCCGCCAATGGTGACCTCTCCTCTTTCATGACCCAGTTGTCCCAGATGCTCGCCTCAGGTGGCCCGGTCGTTTTTGGAGCCCCCGGATCCGATCCGAGCGAGGGGCCGGTCGACTGGTCTCACATCAAGGACATGGCTCGCCACTTCACGGCCTCCCACGGCCCCGATCCGACGCCAGGCCAGCAAGAACGCATGGCTTTGCTGGACGCATCACGTCTTGCCGACAGTTGGTTGGACCGCGAGTGTGAGTTTGCCCAGGTCAACACGCCACCAGCCTGTTGGAGCCGCGCGGAATGGATCGAGCACACCTTTTCGTCATGGCAGTCGGTCGTCGAGCCAGTGCTGGTCTCCCTGACCGAGGCGATGACCGGGCTGATGTCACCGGATGGCCCCGACGACCCAATGGCTGCTTTCACCCAGATGATGGGGCCGGTGCTGCGTCGGATGTCGGCCATGCTCTACGGAGCCCAGCTGGCTCAGGGCCTCGGTGAACTGTCGACCTCCACGGTGACGGGAACCGAGATTGGTCTCCAGGTGCTGTCGGTACCGCAGGTCGTCCTTCTCCCGACCAATATCGCCGCGTCATGGAATGATCTCGACCTCGATCCCCGAGATGTCGAGCTGTACCTCGTGCTGCGTGAGTCGGCTCGTCAGCGTCTGTTCAATGCGGTCAGTTGGCTCGGACCACAACTGCTGGCCCTCGTTGAGCACTATGCACGCGAGATTCGCATCGATTCCTCGGCCATTGAGGACGCCATCGACATCGATGACCTGTCCCACCTGACCCCGGAGAAGGCCCAGGACATGGCCGAGCGGTTGCAAGGACGCCTCTTCGAGCCGACTCGCACGCCAGAACAAGAGGGTGTTCTTGCACGTCTGGAAACCCTGCTCGCCCTGATCGAAGGATGGGTCGACGAGGTGACATTCCAGGTCGCTCGCACCTGGCTTCCCAGCCACGATCAGCTGGCCGAGGCGGTACGTCGTCGCCGCGCCACGTCCGGTCCTGCCGAGGTGTTCTTCCAGTCCCTGCTTGGTCTGGAGCTTCGCCCTCGCCGCGTTCGCGACGCAGCCAACCTGTGGGCGGCGCTGCGCGATGCCCGTGGCACTCTCGGACGCGATCAGGTGTGGAACCACCCCGACCTCGTGCCGACTGCCGCCGACCTCGACGACCCGTTGGGCTACGTCTCAGGTGATCGTCAGGGCCCCGCTGAAGGTGGCGATGATCTGGACGCCGAGTTGGAAAAACTGCTGCGCGATCACGGTCAGGACGACTGA
- a CDS encoding M48 metallopeptidase family protein has protein sequence MAGRTITDEIIAARGGRPEIIIRRSSRRHRTVSARMEGESVLVMVPMGMPKAEQNRQVMELVDKVTRSRARQRLGATQEELTRRARRLCRTHLEPQVGHPVEITSVRWVSNQNTRWGSCTPATGQIRLSDRMVGFPAWVIDHVLAHELCHLVEATHNRHFHELLAGFPDAQRAEGFLNGYQWAVSEGSDSPEHHPDDPSVQSS, from the coding sequence ATGGCTGGCAGGACGATCACCGATGAGATCATCGCGGCGCGCGGAGGCAGGCCGGAAATCATCATTCGACGCAGTTCTCGACGCCACCGCACCGTGAGCGCACGGATGGAGGGGGAGTCCGTCCTCGTCATGGTCCCCATGGGGATGCCGAAAGCCGAGCAGAACCGTCAAGTCATGGAATTGGTCGACAAAGTGACGCGATCCCGGGCTCGACAACGTCTCGGTGCGACCCAGGAAGAACTGACACGTCGGGCCCGTCGGCTGTGTCGGACTCACCTTGAGCCGCAGGTAGGACACCCGGTCGAGATCACCTCAGTCAGGTGGGTCTCGAACCAGAACACCCGGTGGGGATCCTGTACCCCGGCAACCGGACAGATCAGACTCTCAGATCGCATGGTCGGGTTTCCCGCCTGGGTGATAGATCATGTTCTGGCCCATGAGCTGTGCCATCTGGTGGAAGCCACCCACAACCGGCACTTTCACGAGCTGCTCGCAGGCTTTCCCGACGCTCAGCGTGCAGAGGGGTTCCTCAATGGGTACCAGTGGGCCGTGTCCGAGGGATCCGATTCCCCCGAACACCACCCCGACGATCCGTCGGTTCAGTCGTCCTGA